ctacaaaaacaaaatataagtCCATGGTTTTCACTTCTATGTAGATCCAAAATCCACAATCTTTCCTTTGTGCATAGCTTTTATCAATTTAATTTCTAGAATTCCCTTTGAAAAATGGATGAGTTTTCATTCTGATTtggaagattctatttcaagaTCTAGGATTCGTCTAGGGCTTTTTCCCTATGTGGATCctaaaacactttttttttttttcactttatgTGGCCTACATTAGTTTTATTCAGTCATTCTATGGAATTTACCTTGAAAATGGTTGAAATGCCACTCTATgtggaaagatttttttttcaagggttAGGATTGGTTGAGGGTTTATAATATTTTAGATTGCAGCTTTAAAATAtgattcaattttatttatttttttgttacacAAAACTAATTATTAAGAAGTCATTAAAAGAGCATATCTTGTTTGATAGAATTAAAAGAGCATATCAAGTGCTCTAGGCTCCCCCACCATTGAAAGGTCTAAGAAAGGTCATCATAAAATACACAACTTTATCTTACTTTGCGAAGAGACTATTTTTTACTCAAAATCATGaccactatctcatatagaaaaTCATTCatgcaaattaaaaataaataaacaaatcatTACATGAGATCTCATTAAGATGGGTACTTTTTTTGGGGCTACCACATTAAGATGGATACAAATATCTCTTCCTTGAATACAAACTATGCTTTTCTGACCgtgataaatttttattttaggggGTCATGATGACGGTGACATGGAAACAACCAAGCTATGACTATGAATtaattattttacaaaaaaaaataagaattaatTATATATGATTTATGAAAGGGAACAGTATGTACCAGGCAGGTGCACTGTCCAAATCTATGTAGAAACTATAGAGAACGGATTAGGTCCATGTACGAGAATGTATGAGAACGACTCtggtccatggatttagaatcaattttctctctcttcatttaatatattctaaatccacagaccatgttctcgtacgtgaacctgatccgttcacgAAACTATAGACTATAGACCCATATGGTACCTTTTTTTCCTACCCCAGTGATATgtaattttttccctttcttcttcgtgAGTGTGCCATCATAGTCCTTGTCAGTTCTCCAGGAGGCAACAGTGACGACGATGCCATTGATTGCGACAACGACAACCCAACTACCTCCATGTGTTTCCCCTGACCATCCCTGACTTCACCATCCCCACCGTCACCATCCTCATCACCACCTCCCTCATCTCCGCCATAACTGTACCCATCATCACCTCCGCAGATTCCATCAACACCTCCTTCACATCGGCCAAAACCATCAGTCTCACATCCTCCACTATCTCCTTTGCAGCAGATTGCTCTAGCAGTAGCATCATTGACTAGATCTATAATCTTGGTATAGATCTCTAGCCGATCTGCTCTCCTTTACACCCCCACCATATTGTTGAAGTTATAAGTTTCAAAATAACTAATCTCTTCCTTTATTCAAGTTCTTTGGTACTAGTAAAAGCATGTGAGCTAAATTTTAGTCCTACATTGAAAACTTAAAAAAGTTTCTTTGGGTATACATATAGGAATTAGTCTTTAAGGAACATAGGGTTCCTTAGAGAGAAGTCTCTCCACTCTCTCACCTGTGGGGGTTGTCAGGGTGCTTTTTTAATTACACACCTGCGTGCCGAGTAGAGTCGGACTGTAGGTACGTGTATGTGCATGTCAATACATGCATACATGTATAGTATGAAAGGACACACCCATACATATATGTACAGGTACATACACTGACACCTATAGAGAACAGATACACTCTATGTATGAAGGAACACatccctttatatatatatatatataatatatagtaCCTGTAGACTTACAGGTACGTTTGGGCCTATTAATACCCACTATCTACATGCCAGAATTACATACAAAATCCAGATAGAATGTCTGTCTTGTCTTGTACACTCTAGCAAAGttagtaatatttttttttcttgctccATTCTTTCAATCATGATTTGCTTGTGACGTATAGGAAACTATTGACCAATGACCATACTCAAGCCATCCTCCCCTTATAAACCCCTCAGCCCTTGGTAAAGTAGTTGTTCAATTTTTGAAATCTGTTCTCTACCACCAAGATTTGGATTTATCTatttaggaaacaaagatttgaccaaaagTGGAAACACCAAAAAGGGTTTTATTATATAATAGACACGGAGAGAGATTTAGTTTTTGGAACCTCATCTCTTCTTTcccacattttctctcttcctttcttttctcctttgtgAGTGAGTGTGAAGGAGAAAACTTTAACGGTGGATTGCTCTTCTCCAATTGAACGTGGATCATAGTTTCAAAGTATTGCGATCGATCTCTACGGTTGTTCAAGTGtggaaaaattattttcttgagGAGGAACTTCGATTACGGTTCTGAGGTAAATCGTTTCGTTCTCATGTAGTTAATTTTTATATAGTGACTTCGCATAGAAAAGATCCCAATCTGATCCCTTCTGATGCACGATTGGGTTTTCATCAACATGGCTCATAAGACTACTCGAACACATGAGCTCATAAGAGAGTTTCTCTTTGGAGCTATAAGACCATGGCTTCATTACTTCCCAAGATGACCTCAACCAACCAgcacatcttcttctttgtagTGCTTTCTTCACCTTCAACCATATAGCCACCTTtgagttaagaaaaaaaaaaagccaatgcCCCTAGACAGTGTGGGCTACTACAATGTTTAGCCTTATGGTACACACCCCATTCAGCCTATCTGGGTATGTTAGCAATATCACAACTTGTATCTCTTCAATATTTTGCTCGTTGAAGGGTTTAACATCTCAATGGACCTCATCACTACAACTAGCCATCGTCATCACTGTCGTTGTTGCTGTCGTTGTTAGATCGATGTACCACTGACATCAACGGCCAATGTCCAGCCCAGTTGAGGGCCCTCAGAGGATATAACAATACATGTATTATGTTCAAGATGTATACATATTATTGCAATTCAAGTAATTGGGGGCCCAATAACTACTCTCAGTTCTTCAAGAGTAGATGCAAAATGCATAAAGCTACCCTAAGATGATAAGACCAGCACATGATTCACTTGCCCTTCTGGTGGGGTACTAATTATAGGGTTGTGTTTTGTTCTTGAAGCGTTTAGTTTCAATAAGAAACTTTTATAAAGTCCTGTGAAAAATGTGCCTATAACATAAAATGAAGAACAATTTTGTGGTATTTGAGCACAAAATGAGTTAAGCCAATGTTTCAACCAAGGGGGCAGCCAAGTTGGTAAGGACCTTTACCTCAAGAtgcgtgtggttttgagtttggctcctcttacttccttggggccactcacacagaggtgcttagtgctcttcattaatttcagtgaaagttgaatgattctcattcaacacCGATATGACCCGATGTATAtgattgtggggtcaatatgggccctcaggactagtcaagccgaaggcctgTATAACtgtcattagaaaaaaaaaaaaaaaaaaaaaaaggttttttttttgtgcaattCCAAATGTGAAGTAATCCTTCATATCTTATTAGTGAAATTGAATATTTGAAATTCAGTATATCCTTAAAAGCTTTAGAAAGCTCGCTCATCATCTACATATAAGCTAGAGTCTAGACTGGATCCATTTGTAGAGCTTGAATGATCCAAATAGGATTTCATATCTCTCTTTGAGGAAGATGAAGGATAGGGGATAATGAGGGAGAGGGTAGTAGTATCGAGTTTGGGTTCAAGTAGTAGTGTTGGTTGTCGGGTAAAGTGGGGTAGTGGTTGTGGTTTTTGGGTTGTAGATCTCCTAACTGTTGGGTAAGAATGTGCCATGTATCACACACACACGCATAGCTCATTGGGTGATCTTCTTATTGGAGAGAGGTGCTCGATTTAGTATCTTcgaaaaaaatactaaaaccccATAGAAGTTTGTAAATTCTAGGATGGTGTGGTAAATTTTCTTGCCTCGGAAAAAACTTTCTTGTACTGAAAATAATTAGGGGAATTTACTATTGCTCCCCTACACtaggcctatatttactaaaactatCATACCTTTTACTTTCTTTCTGATACTCTCCTGCATTTGAACTTTTACATCTGTTTCTTCCTTACTCTTTTCAAGATACTCCTCCTTTTCACATGTAACATATAAaactttttttaaattgattggttcaaagcATGCTTTTATTAATCCGAGAAAATAACCAACTAGCTTGTCCTTCCATTATTACTTGGTTCAAATGTTGCTTTGTTGGCTGAAACTTAAATTCCTCCTTGGCTCctatatcattattattattattattattattattattattgttattattattttgatttttctttaaatgcattagtattgagtcacttaaagatattgtttatttattattattattattattattattattattattattattattttaatttgtctcatccaatcgtcgaggatattatttatttattattttttttttgtctcatccatcatcacgagtttagtaatctattttttttgtatcggtattggattggAATCCTTCTCAGCCGATACTAATTCAGATTGATATCGATCTCAATGTTATATATCCCGTTAAGATTGCTACacatggttttagggattaaaaaaataataaaagtattGGATCTGTATCGTTCTCAACCAATACAAATACGGATCACTTAATTTGGACAATCTAATACCAACTACCTGAACCATGCCCTTCATTTGTCTCCTTCCATAGTATCATTTTGGAACCAATCATTTTGAATAAGTTTAATAAGGTACAGTTGAAAAGGaggggtaatctgggtatttaaaaagagctggggagaaagagatgtaaaaggtACAACCAGAGCCTATTACACACTACATCCAAAAATTTCCATTAATGAAACATGTAAAtccattataaaataaaaaatacacatGTCCGATGAAATGGTTGCTGCTATCTGTTCCAATAACGAATCATTGATTTAACTgaataactaaataaaatagataGACCTTTCTCTTCATCTCAGGTCAATGGATCTTCTCAATTGggaagaaaaaagtaaaaagtagaggagttttagtaaatataggccaagtgtaagGGAGTGAGATAGTACATTCCCCAAATAATTACTTATAGGGAAGAAGAACTCTACCTGATCGCATTGCCCCTACACCAACATTGTGGGGGCTAATGAGAGAGCATACAAGAACATCAACAAGGGGTAATGGaatttttgtatttcatagAGGTGTGGTAGTCatttccccccccctccctatGTGTTTAAGCATAAGAGCCATTCCCCctctattttaaataaaattctacCATATCATAAAACTTCCTAAGAAAAAATTTGAGAGTCAACCACAAATGGTATACTAACACCCTCCCTCTCTCCTCATATGATATGACCTCTTTCCTATGAACAAAATGTTTTAACAATCTTCATTGGCATGCTCCCCTTTTATGCCGCTTGCTTTAAGAGTCCACTCCCAACTTTTTTGTTGGACATTACATCACTTTCTAACCTAACAATCTCAATGATCTTTGTATTGTGAATGTGATGTGATAATCTACAAATCAAGGTTagccatcaaaaaataaataaataaataaataatcatggTATTGATGGGGTGAGCGTTGGATTATGAAACAAATGTCCCTAGAGTGGAAGTGGGTCCATGCTTTAATCTCGATCAGATGCTTTAGTTTTGACCTCGCTGATACTCCATAAAATCACATCGTCAATAGATGTAGGACACGTGGCATTCAAAAATGTCAACACATCTGATCGAGATTATCCTAGAGTGGAAGTCTAATCTCGATCAGATGCTTTAATCTCGATCAGATGCTTTAGTTTTGACCTCGCTGATACTCCATAAAATCACATCGTCAATAGATGTAGGACACGTGGCATTCAAAAATGTCAACTACAGACAAAGGACTCTTCACCAAACCCACAAGGACAGATAAGACATTTCAAGATTTTATTAGGATTAGGGCTTCATTACATTTACcttataaaagagaaaatatctctctctctctctctctctctctctctccactactCCCAATCTTTATTATTGTTTGAAGACTGACTTAGGCATTAAAGTCTCAAGGCCGGAGCACCCCTTTGACTCCTTGTTTTTTTACAGGTCTTTCCCAGAGCCAACCATCGGATTTCTATCACAAGAATCACAAAACCCCAGCTTGAAACAAGATCCAATAAGTTTATATTGGCTTTGGATCGGTTTGTTTTTGGTTGAATCGGCTCAGTTTTGTTGGTTGGGGTTGGGTTTTGGCACCACTACATTCTTTACCCACCAACAAAAGCAAGAGTGTTTCCATTTTTTGAAACTTTAGTCATGCGTGATTAATTATTTACTAATAGAAGTAGAAAGCTAGAGAAAAGTAGACCACAAGGAGATGCCATGAGCGAAGATTCCAAttctccccttttttattttttattttttaaaggaacTGCAAGACTGTATAGAGCATCGTTTCTTACCCTGTTTAACAATctccatttcattataaaatgCAAAGAACCTGAAGATGAAGAAACAATTAAAGAGATAAATGGGTTCTCTGGTTTTCTGGGTTCTTCTCTTGGGTTCTCTTCTTCCACCCAGGCCTCTCTTGTCTTCCTCTAATGGCCTTTCTGTAAATTTCTACGGAAACACATGCCCAAATGTGGAAAACTTCATCTGGAATGCTTTGgtagagaagatgagagaaccCAACAAGCCAAACATTACTCTCCCTGGCACTCTCCGCCTCTTCTTCCATGATTGTTTCGTTgaggtctctttctctctctcatgaaacTTTTAAAATTTCTAATCTACCCTGTGTTATGTTACTGTACTACATTGCTTATTCTACAGGGTTGCGACGGCTCGGTTTTGATCACATCTACAGCGAATGATGCGGAGAGATACGCTGATATTAACAAGTCTTTGCCTCCAGATGGATTCGATATTGTGATCCGGGCAAAGAAGGCTGTCGAAGCAGCGTGTCCCGGCGTGGTTTCCTGCGCTGACATCCTTGCCATTCTAGCCCGTGATGTTGTCTACTATGTAAGCTGATCATGTGGTCATTATTTAATCATTTAGTTTATTAAATCTAGCTACCCTACACCTGATTCCAGAGAGATAAACATAATCAGACCAGCACAGACCGGGTTGATTATGAACGAAACAAACATCTTATGGGTAGGGGTGTGAGAATGgtgaaatcgaaatcaaacgaatgaagaaatttcaatttttatttggtttgtaAATTGGGATGGTTTCAATTTCAGTCCTAGCTGAGTTTGCTTTACTATacaaatttatatataaaaaaaaaaaaaaatgatttttttaagagttttcaATGcagtttggtctggtttatgAATAGTAGTAATTATCTCAAATCAAGAACAGCACAATAAGACTTCGATTCAGTCCAAATTAATTTAGTTCGATTTCATCAATTTTTATCGATTcaaactaggttttgacacccttttCCATGGGGTTTGTGTTTTAAACACAGGCGAAGGGTCCATGGTGGCCAGTCGAGATGGGGAGGAGAGATGGAAGAATCTCCAAAGCTGCCCATGCTGCTGATCAAGTGCCAAGTGGCTACTCCAACTTGACAGATCTTATTGTAAGGTTCCAATTCAAGGGACTATCTAAATTTGATCTTGTCACAGTTTCTGGGGCCCACAACCTTGGTAGCACCCATTGCATCGAATTTGCTGATCGTATTCGTCAACATGACCCTATATTGAATGAAACATTACGGGCGGGTCTCATAAAGGGGTGCCCATATCCGAAGATCGACCCGTTAGTTGTGATACCATTCCATGAACCGCCGTTTCAGTTTGATAACGAATATTACAAGAGCTTAATGCAGAACAAAGGACTGTTGACGTCTGATCAAGCCTTGTTTTCCGGCGGTGACGAATATATTCGGGAAATGGTTTTGCGGTTTGCCGGAGATAAGGAGCTGTTTTTCAAATCCTTTGGTAATGCCATGCAGAGGTTGGGAGCTGTTGGAGTTAAAACTGGAACGGAAGGGGAGATTAGAAGGGAATGTACTAGCTTCAATTAATGGTGCAGAAGGTGAGACTTAGATTATTAATGGTGATAATATTTGTCTGTTTGGATATGGTGTAGTCAAAAAGTTTTCCTTCCCTAATTAGATAAGGGAGAATACCTTTTTCATTAGTGATGTGTGACCATGGGATGTGATATATTTTCATCAACAGATTTCCCGggtgaattttaaaaataccATTTCCTTGCATCATCTAATGGCCATAAGGCAATATTTTAGATTCCATTACCATATGGTAACCTCCTCACATTGGTTTCTGCCATAATGGTGTTTCAGAACACAAATCAATGGTGTATTAATTTCTCTTGTGGTTCGGATACCTTTTGAGTGGTGGGATCTCATATAAGGAGGGTAATTCCACTCCCCATATAGGGAGTTGATCTGGACTCCATAGCAAGGGATGGATCTTCTTTAACCAGGGGGGACTCGGTCTTATTTAGGAAAAAGTTATACCCAATAAGAATCATAAATGTTTTGGCCCTTGAAATATGAAATTCATATTATCTACCATTGTTCCACTACACCTTATGGATGCCATCCAAAATCATCGATCAAGGGGTTATCCCTTGAGTGTGGATGTgggaaaacttggtcctttatataaaatatgttatttttagttgttgtttttataagaaaaaaaaagttaacttCCTTTTAcccatgaaaaaatatataatgaagAGATTGAAGGGAGGGAGAAGGGATTGACATCATCCGTCATCCTAACCCACCTAAAAAAGTGTCTTCTGTGTTTGAAATGTAACTTGTTAGTTCCCATAGTCATTTATGGTTTTTGAAAAAGGAAGCTAGACTAGGCGAAGAACAAGAGGTCTTAAACTTAAAACCTCCTAGGAGCTAGGCTCTTCTCGTCCTCATTCTTATACTCATTCCcttacaaaaaaatttcaagcatTATACGATTACGGATGTTTGGCCAATGCATTATCCCTTGTAACACCATATTACTGCACttctctttttagttttttcctTCAAATGTCTAATGGCCTCATGCCAAAACGATATCTAATTTGATAACTAGTTTGTGTTGCAACGAAGACTATGGTTAATTTTCCTAGACTCATTAACCTAATGCTGAATTTGATTGCAAAGGAATTTAAGAAAAAGGAAGTGAAAATTCATTTTACTTTGTTTCCAAATCTTTTGAATAtgaaaactaaaattaaaattatatctaaaaaatatcattaaaaaataaattagagagagaaagaaataggCACACCACCCATGTACGACAAGCTAACAAGTGATACCAATAGGGACACGGGATGGAGCATCATAGAAGAGGGGTAGGGAGGTCATTttaaagaggagaagagagagatagacacaatgatgTTAGCTTACGGTGCACCAACGGTATGCCCAGTCTTTTTCCAATAAattatcaaataatttatgtaattaaattaaatgatAATTACTAAAGTTGGCTGTtcgaaaattttcacttccccaAAGTTTCCTTTCGAgcttaatatttttcttattttctttgaaatcaagaaaaatcaacaATATTTTTACTGGGCTATTCTTCCAATAATGATTTGCTTGTGATGGATAGAACACTATGACTTTGTGACCACACCCAAGTCGCCCTCCCCTTATAAGACCCCCTTTGTGAACACAAGGCTACTCAAACATGAGCTCATAAGAAAGTTTCTCTTTGGAGCCCATGGCTTCATTACTTCCCAAAATGACCTCAACCAACCAGctcttcatattcttctttctaGCTAGTGCTCTCTTCAGCTTCATGTTATTTTACTGTAGCCTGTCTCAATTTTAATGTAGAAAGTACTGgtgattttcatttttcctaaAAATGAAGGTCCCCACTCACCGATGAGAGAGGCTTTGGCGGTTGTAAGGGGGCAAGTGGCCCAATACCCCAGGAGGTGTAGGGGGCAGAGACCTCTGACtaaaatttttttggatttgtttATATTGAGCGGAATTGTACTTTCAGGGATTAGGTTTTCTCTATGCAATGCGCAAGAAGCTATATAGAAGGGGTTATCTCATAAAGAGATGTCACGGATTGgggttttgtaatttcttcatcGGAATAGTGGAAGCTCTGGTTATAGCTCAACCGTGGACGTACCTAATCTTGGGTGAACCACATAAATCCCCGACACAGTGTAAGCAACTGAATCAATGCCAAACCTAGACCATCAATGTGCTCGTTGGAAGAAAAAATGCCCAAATTTGGGACCAAAACCAAATGCAACTTCATTGCAAGTGGCCGTGGCCGGTGCCAAACAGGTGAATGTGGGCTCTTGCAATGTCTTGAACATGATACATGGATTGTTACCTCCTCAGTTGCTGTATTGTTTTAAAGCATACTAGGCTAAGTGTAAGAGGGTTGTACCATAGGCGAACACTACCTTAGCTTAGTGTGACAGCTTCGGCTTGAAGAGTCGGCGACGCCTAGGGGAAAAGGTTTTGGGGTCAAACCCTATCGTATGCGAGTATGTGTGGATAAATATATGTACGTAAAAGTAGGTTGTCATTGGCCAACGGCACATGACAAGACGGACGAATATTGTTACAATTCAGGGAATGGGAGGTCCACTAACTATTCTCAATTCTTCAAGAGTGGGTGCAAAGATGTTAAAAGTTACCTAAGATGCTCAGACCAGCAGGTACATTCACCTGATTTGGTGGGTACTGATTATAGGGTTGTGTGTTGTCTATGAAGCTCTAGAATTAATTCTTTAGTGGTATAGGCTGCGAACGTTCTAGTCCAACAAAGAAACTTTTCAATTGTTGGttttattaccaaaaataaataaataaataaagataatcGTTGGTTTGATTATATTAAATTAAGTAGATGTAAAGTGTTCAAAAAAATGTGTCCCCACAAcataaagaaaatgaagaaattttcCCAAGGGCGGTGAATGGGTATTCATTCTCCGTGACGCTTGAGGTGGAGCGCAAGGGTAttggaaaagtattttggaaaaaaatgctaaaaaaatCTATAGGGGTTTGTGAATCCTAAGAATAGGATGGTCCGTGAAATGTTTTCTATgggtgaaaaaaaatttcttcctaaTTATTTTGAGGGTAAAAGAAATATGGTCGAGTGACTCTGCACTAAACCATAGAGGAGGTGAAATGCCAATCCTTTGTTGATGCCCCTGTACACTCCCTCATTGGCCCTTGCCATGGAGAAGGGGCCACGTGACTGGGtattattcttcttcccttATTTAATTACTGAAAAAATAAACCTACCGTTCTAGTGCATGAAATGCTCAGACACAACAAATACGTAATGACCGAACTGCCCCCACCCACTACTCCCATTTGGCATCTGCATCTACAATCCATCATGTTTCTTTTGCCTTTTAAATAAAGTTCTACCCAATGGTAATACGTCTCATAGAAAAGTTTTTATAGCCAACTGAAATGGGTATACTAGTACCCTCCCTCTcttttcacatgaaatgaccttccTATGTATAAAATGTTTTGTCACTCTTCATTAATATGCTCCCAAATGCCGCTTGCTTTTCCTaacttattttatttgattttacttCTCCacctaaaataaaccaaataatCCCTAAGATCTTTGTAGTGTGACTGTGACAACCTACTAATCATGCAAAAGTTAAAATACCCTGTAATGGTATTGATGGAGTGACCGTTTGATTAGGAAATATAGTCCTTCAGAGTGGAAGTGGGTCCGACCTTGACCAACCCAAAAAACTACTAAGCGGGGCAAGCTCAATTGATGGCTGTCAATATCACCAAACCTCAAAGGCAAAACCAGCCTAAGCCAGCCCAGACTCTATATTTAGTTGATTTCCAACGCTCTTCATTTATGATACCCTGAATTTGTAAATGAACACGCCAAGTCCAGTTATGGATTTCTGGTTTGGAAATCAGACCGGCCAGCATATCAAACCGATTTAATTACAGCTGACCTTTTTATGGATTTGGTCTAAATGGACAAACCAGAACCTAGCTGCCCTTTCAAAACGATCAACATGGTGGTTCACAGGACCATTTAGGGTGGGTTCAACCCCGCAAACCATCTAGTCTGGATTTTATTACAAT
This genomic stretch from Macadamia integrifolia cultivar HAES 741 unplaced genomic scaffold, SCU_Mint_v3 scaffold986, whole genome shotgun sequence harbors:
- the LOC122070724 gene encoding peroxidase 55-like, yielding MGSLVFWVLLLGSLLPPRPLLSSSNGLSVNFYGNTCPNVENFIWNALVEKMREPNKPNITLPGTLRLFFHDCFVEGCDGSVLITSTANDAERYADINKSLPPDGFDIVIRAKKAVEAACPGVVSCADILAILARDVVYYAKGPWWPVEMGRRDGRISKAAHAADQVPSGYSNLTDLIVRFQFKGLSKFDLVTVSGAHNLGSTHCIEFADRIRQHDPILNETLRAGLIKGCPYPKIDPLVVIPFHEPPFQFDNEYYKSLMQNKGLLTSDQALFSGGDEYIREMVLRFAGDKELFFKSFGNAMQRLGAVGVKTGTEGEIRRECTSFN